From the Armatimonadota bacterium genome, one window contains:
- a CDS encoding SBBP repeat-containing protein — protein MFDGQNATDRWREATRAQYEAGRRSAIRARKSFVRIACTAVALAVTSATFGQVQEEWVRRYNGPGNDRDVARALAVDRAGNVYVTGESDGSGTGNDYATLKYDTVGNELWERRYSGPGNRLDIARALAVDDAGNVYVTGASTASNGYKLYATLKYDTDGNLLWLSRYSRADRSGDQAYALAVDSAGNVYVTGSSSGGGTGVDYATLKYDTNGNLLWVRRYNGPSNDNGDIATAIAVDDVGNVYVTGQSWGGATNFDYATLKYDTNGNQLWVRRYDGPANYIDVPTALAVDEAGSVYVTGSSWGVGTDIDYATVKYNANGNLVWALRYNGPANDVDQSNALAVDEAGNVYVTGWSVGSGTRTDVATLKYDTNGNLVWERRYNGPANGSDGAAALALDSSGNMYVTGFSSGFGTSLDYLTLKYDTDGNRLWSMRYDGSGIGYDRAEAVAVDGPGNVYVTGWSWGSGTNYDYATIKYSQTVEVLPDSFSLFRGILTGGGLSDLLASDDSWMTVLPGITLNQSERQVQLIVTGTSPTETPTELRFRLEAHAEINNIGQWIELWNYDTNSYEQVDFMIATTVDSIVEVSITTDPARFVEAGTKQMRAKISYKEAGIVLSYPWLISFDQTVWTIVP, from the coding sequence ATGTTTGACGGCCAAAACGCAACAGACAGATGGCGAGAAGCGACGAGGGCGCAGTATGAAGCCGGGCGACGGTCGGCAATACGCGCTCGGAAATCATTTGTGAGGATCGCGTGCACCGCCGTCGCACTCGCGGTGACGAGCGCGACTTTCGGCCAAGTGCAGGAGGAGTGGGTCCGTCGCTACAACGGCCCGGGTAACGATCGGGATGTCGCCAGAGCGCTTGCTGTGGACAGGGCAGGCAACGTGTATGTGACCGGCGAATCGGACGGCTCCGGCACTGGCAACGACTACGCGACGTTGAAGTACGACACGGTGGGCAACGAGCTCTGGGAGAGGCGGTACAGCGGCCCAGGCAACAGACTCGATATCGCCCGTGCGCTTGCCGTGGACGACGCAGGCAACGTGTATGTGACCGGAGCCTCAACCGCCTCCAACGGGTACAAGCTATACGCGACATTGAAGTACGACACGGACGGCAACCTGCTCTGGCTAAGCCGCTACAGCCGCGCAGACCGAAGTGGCGACCAAGCATACGCGCTTGCCGTGGACAGCGCTGGCAACGTGTACGTGACCGGTAGCTCTTCGGGCGGTGGCACGGGTGTCGACTACGCGACGCTGAAATACGACACGAATGGCAACCTCCTCTGGGTACGACGGTACAACGGCCCGTCCAACGATAATGGCGATATCGCTACTGCAATTGCTGTCGACGACGTCGGCAACGTCTATGTAACCGGCCAATCATGGGGGGGCGCCACGAACTTCGACTACGCGACCCTCAAATACGACACAAACGGAAACCAGCTTTGGGTACGGCGGTACGACGGCCCGGCCAACTACATCGATGTCCCTACCGCACTTGCTGTTGACGAGGCCGGAAGCGTCTATGTGACCGGATCTTCTTGGGGCGTCGGCACAGACATCGACTATGCGACGGTGAAGTATAACGCGAACGGCAACCTGGTTTGGGCACTGCGCTACAACGGTCCGGCCAACGATGTCGATCAATCCAATGCGCTTGCTGTTGACGAAGCTGGCAACGTATATGTGACCGGCTGGTCGGTGGGCTCCGGCACGCGCACCGACGTCGCGACCCTTAAATACGACACGAACGGCAACCTTGTCTGGGAAAGGCGCTACAACGGCCCAGCCAACGGTTCGGACGGTGCCGCTGCGCTTGCTCTGGATAGCTCAGGCAACATGTACGTGACCGGCTTCTCGAGTGGCTTCGGTACGAGCCTCGATTACTTGACGTTGAAGTACGACACGGACGGCAACCGGCTTTGGTCGATGCGCTACGACGGTTCAGGCATCGGTTATGACCGTGCCGAGGCCGTTGCTGTGGACGGCCCGGGCAACGTGTATGTAACCGGTTGGTCGTGGGGCTCAGGCACGAACTACGACTACGCGACGATCAAGTACTCTCAGACGGTCGAGGTCTTACCCGACAGTTTCTCGCTGTTCCGCGGGATTCTGACCGGCGGCGGGCTGAGCGACCTGCTCGCGAGCGACGACAGCTGGATGACGGTGCTGCCAGGGATCACGCTGAACCAATCTGAGCGACAGGTGCAGCTCATCGTCACTGGCACTTCTCCGACTGAGACGCCGACCGAGCTTCGATTCCGTTTGGAGGCCCACGCGGAGATCAACAACATCGGACAGTGGATCGAGCTGTGGAACTACGACACGAACTCGTACGAGCAGGTCGACTTCATGATCGCGACGACGGTGGACTCGATCGTGGAGGTGAGCATCACGACAGACCCGGCGCGGTTCGTCGAAGCAGGAACGAAGCAGATGAGAGCCAAGATCAGCTACAAGGAAGCCGGCATCGTGCTCTCATACCCGTGGCTGATCAGCTTCGATCAGACAGTGTGGACGATCGTGCCTTGA
- a CDS encoding SBBP repeat-containing protein — MRTVTVARKLFCIATVFGVTSAAYGQVQEEWVARYNGAANGSDTASVIAVDSAGNVYVTGSSVGSGTHLDYATLKYDSDGNQLWERRYDGSYGGASNRPDFANALAVDSAGNVYVTGDSYGSHSTLRDYATLKYDSDGNLLWTRRYNGPGSSTDQARAIAVDSEGNVYVTGNSVGSGTGHDYATLKYDTDGILLWESRYNGGGSGSDAAFALALDSAGNVYVTGGTGSYPGRDYATLKYDTDGNLLWARRYAGSGGAWDIASHIAVDSAGNVYVTGESTGSGTDLDYATLKYDPDGNLLWASRYNRADYADRASALAVDNAGNVYVIGLTWAPDKGWDYATVKYDSNGNQLWDRRSDGPGFVTYQGADIEIDTESCVYVNGYSPVPGIDDDYVTLKYDPSGNVLWEMRYNGPGNGSDRAHALALDSAGNVYVTGESTGSGTGTDYATIKYSQTQTILPDSFSVFRGMLTGGGLSDLLASDDSWMTVLPGITLNQAERQVQLIVVGTAPTETPSELRIRVEAHAEINNIGQWIELWNYDTSSWEEVDFMIATTTDSIVEVSITVDPGRFVQAGTKEMKAKISYKEAGIVLSFPWLISFDQTVWAIVP; from the coding sequence GTGCGTACTGTCACTGTCGCAAGAAAGTTATTCTGCATCGCCACGGTTTTCGGCGTGACGAGCGCGGCTTACGGCCAAGTGCAGGAGGAGTGGGTCGCGCGATACAACGGCGCCGCCAACGGTTCGGATACTGCTTCTGTGATTGCAGTTGACAGCGCCGGCAACGTCTATGTGACCGGCAGCTCGGTGGGCTCCGGCACGCACTTGGACTACGCGACGCTGAAGTACGACTCGGACGGCAATCAACTCTGGGAACGGCGCTACGACGGCTCATACGGCGGCGCAAGCAACAGACCCGATTTCGCCAATGCGCTTGCCGTGGACAGCGCGGGCAACGTGTATGTGACCGGAGATTCGTACGGCTCACATAGCACGCTCAGAGACTACGCGACGTTGAAGTACGACTCGGACGGCAATTTGCTTTGGACAAGACGCTATAACGGCCCGGGAAGCAGTACCGATCAAGCCCGGGCGATTGCAGTGGACAGCGAAGGCAACGTGTATGTGACTGGCAACTCGGTGGGCTCCGGCACGGGGCACGACTACGCAACGTTGAAGTACGACACGGACGGCATCCTGCTCTGGGAAAGTCGCTACAATGGCGGCGGCAGCGGTTCGGATGCCGCCTTTGCGCTTGCACTGGACAGCGCAGGCAACGTGTACGTGACCGGGGGCACGGGCTCCTACCCTGGACGGGACTACGCAACGTTGAAGTACGACACGGACGGAAACCTGCTCTGGGCTAGGCGCTACGCCGGCTCGGGAGGAGCATGGGATATCGCCTCTCACATTGCAGTGGACAGCGCGGGCAACGTGTATGTTACCGGCGAATCGACTGGCTCGGGTACGGATTTAGACTACGCGACGCTGAAGTACGACCCGGACGGAAACCTGCTTTGGGCAAGCCGCTACAACAGGGCCGACTATGCGGATCGTGCCTCCGCACTTGCTGTCGACAACGCAGGCAACGTCTATGTGATCGGCCTGACGTGGGCACCCGACAAAGGCTGGGACTACGCGACCGTGAAGTACGACTCGAACGGCAATCAACTCTGGGATAGGCGGTCCGACGGCCCGGGCTTCGTTACCTATCAAGGCGCTGACATTGAAATCGACACCGAATCCTGTGTGTATGTGAACGGCTATTCGCCGGTCCCTGGAATTGACGACGACTACGTGACGCTCAAGTACGACCCGAGCGGAAACGTGCTTTGGGAAATGCGCTACAACGGTCCGGGCAACGGTTCTGACAGGGCGCATGCGCTTGCTTTGGACAGTGCCGGCAACGTGTATGTAACTGGCGAATCGACGGGCTCCGGCACGGGCACGGACTACGCGACGATAAAATACAGCCAGACGCAGACGATCTTGCCGGACAGCTTCTCCGTGTTCCGCGGGATGTTGACCGGCGGCGGGCTGAGCGACCTGCTCGCCAGCGACGACAGCTGGATGACTGTGCTGCCGGGGATCACGCTGAACCAAGCGGAGCGCCAGGTGCAGCTCATCGTCGTCGGTACAGCTCCGACTGAAACGCCGAGCGAGCTTCGGATCAGAGTGGAGGCCCACGCCGAGATCAACAACATCGGGCAGTGGATAGAGCTGTGGAACTACGACACGAGTTCGTGGGAAGAGGTCGACTTCATGATCGCGACGACGACTGACTCGATAGTCGAGGTGAGCATCACGGTCGATCCGGGCCGGTTCGTACAGGCGGGCACGAAGGAGATGAAGGCGAAGATCAGCTACAAAGAAGCCGGGATTGTACTCTCATTCCCGTGGCTGATCAGCTTCGACCAGACGGTGTGGGCTATCGTCCCGTAG
- a CDS encoding lactate/malate dehydrogenase family protein, whose product MKVSIIGGGGRVGSDAAYALQLGGIVTHIALVDVNQDMAAGEALDLRHGASFTANQTFTSGGYEECEGSDCVVITAGLRRKPDESRLDLINRNVGLFTGILESLKEVKLADVATILVVSNPVDILTHLTVKSGLLPQSQIMGLGTVLDTARFRSLIADHFKVGAKDVNAVILGEHGDSMVPIWSGATINGVAISSIPGWSDSSADELFETTKKSGATVIRQKGGAGRAVGIAIKEVVEGIALDDGRLLPVSSAQTGTMGISDISLSLPTVVGRAGVVAVWEPKVSDAEREALMKSAAALKETFAIVEESTFGSARA is encoded by the coding sequence ATGAAAGTCAGCATCATCGGAGGCGGCGGGCGCGTAGGATCGGACGCGGCGTACGCCCTACAACTCGGCGGCATCGTCACCCACATCGCCCTCGTCGACGTCAACCAGGACATGGCTGCGGGCGAGGCGCTCGACCTGCGCCACGGCGCGTCGTTCACGGCCAACCAGACGTTCACCAGCGGCGGCTACGAGGAGTGCGAGGGCAGCGACTGCGTCGTCATCACAGCAGGGCTTCGCAGAAAGCCCGACGAGAGCCGGCTCGACCTCATCAACCGCAACGTCGGCCTATTCACGGGCATCCTCGAATCATTGAAGGAAGTCAAGCTCGCCGACGTCGCGACGATCCTCGTGGTCAGCAACCCGGTCGACATCCTCACGCACCTCACGGTCAAGAGCGGCCTGCTCCCGCAGAGCCAGATCATGGGCCTCGGAACGGTGCTCGACACGGCGCGGTTCCGCAGCCTGATCGCCGACCACTTCAAGGTCGGAGCGAAGGACGTCAACGCGGTCATCCTCGGCGAGCACGGCGACTCGATGGTGCCGATCTGGTCCGGCGCGACGATCAACGGCGTGGCGATCTCCTCGATCCCCGGCTGGAGCGACTCCTCCGCCGACGAGCTTTTCGAGACGACCAAGAAGTCCGGCGCGACAGTCATCAGGCAGAAGGGCGGCGCGGGCCGCGCGGTCGGCATCGCGATCAAAGAGGTCGTCGAAGGCATCGCGCTCGACGACGGCCGCCTGCTCCCCGTGAGCAGCGCGCAGACCGGCACGATGGGCATCAGCGACATCTCGCTCTCGCTGCCGACCGTGGTGGGCCGAGCGGGCGTGGTCGCGGTCTGGGAGCCGAAGGTCAGCGACGCCGAAAGAGAAGCCCTCATGAAGAGCGCCGCCGCGCTCAAGGAGACGTTCGCCATCGTCGAAGAGTCGACCTTTGGGAGTGCGCGGGCTTGA
- a CDS encoding rhomboid family intramembrane serine protease: MIPIRDNLESRDKPIVTWTLIGLNVLIFVWDRAWSLGGSSYVFADLAMRPAEVMRAVSGQGDPIELGKLFTSMFLHGSLTHLIGNMLYLFAFGENVENALGGFRFALYYLFWGVVASAAHIFVDPSSNVAVLGASGAIGGVLGTYFLVFPGNKISVFVPPFIFWVFRLPAWILLGFWFVFNVLLPQQGVANWAHAGGFLAGMVTVLVMGGREKVLKGGRWRRWLKEEDEDD, translated from the coding sequence ATGATCCCGATCCGCGACAACCTGGAATCGCGAGACAAGCCCATCGTCACATGGACACTGATCGGGCTCAACGTCTTGATCTTCGTGTGGGATCGAGCTTGGTCGCTCGGTGGCTCCAGCTACGTTTTCGCAGACCTTGCGATGCGCCCGGCGGAGGTGATGCGCGCGGTTAGCGGGCAGGGAGACCCGATCGAGCTAGGCAAGCTGTTCACGAGCATGTTCCTGCACGGCTCGCTAACGCACCTGATCGGCAACATGCTGTACCTGTTCGCGTTTGGGGAGAACGTCGAAAACGCTCTCGGCGGATTCCGTTTCGCGCTTTACTACCTGTTCTGGGGGGTCGTCGCCTCCGCTGCGCACATATTCGTCGATCCGTCGTCGAACGTTGCAGTGCTCGGGGCGTCCGGAGCGATCGGCGGAGTGCTCGGAACGTACTTCCTGGTCTTCCCGGGAAACAAGATCTCAGTGTTCGTTCCTCCGTTCATCTTCTGGGTGTTCAGGCTGCCTGCGTGGATCCTTCTAGGGTTCTGGTTCGTATTCAACGTCTTGCTGCCTCAGCAGGGCGTTGCCAATTGGGCTCACGCTGGCGGCTTCTTGGCCGGTATGGTGACGGTATTGGTGATGGGCGGCAGAGAGAAGGTGCTGAAAGGCGGGCGGTGGCGGCGATGGCTGAAGGAGGAGGACGAGGATGATTGA
- a CDS encoding GNAT family N-acetyltransferase, protein MIHTYLRLALAVPGTFADRRQNATVVRGPEGLGFCNFAIGLNFDDDAGPGLDALVAEARSKRAFNIFAMTGDRPTDLRQELEARGLAVRQWLVTMHCAGTESVTAIPTVQAVQASVRREVADFMVRQFFHQASEAVQGTLAQATAGSDLELRYIEDRSGIAAAYMLAPGRTGFGLYNLCVRSDRRGQGLGASLAQQVAGQLAAKGMRTYLQCEESLVSWYEPLGFKPLGEVVALAFAGTKQDDILLHRSRSTDR, encoded by the coding sequence GTGATTCACACGTATCTGCGGCTTGCGCTGGCTGTGCCTGGCACCTTCGCAGACCGTCGCCAAAACGCGACGGTTGTGCGCGGTCCAGAGGGGCTTGGGTTCTGCAACTTTGCAATCGGGCTGAACTTCGACGACGATGCGGGGCCGGGACTGGATGCGTTAGTGGCTGAGGCACGGAGCAAGCGGGCGTTCAACATATTCGCGATGACGGGCGACCGGCCGACGGATCTTCGGCAGGAGCTAGAGGCGCGGGGTCTGGCTGTTCGGCAGTGGCTCGTGACCATGCATTGCGCAGGCACGGAATCCGTGACAGCCATCCCCACCGTGCAAGCGGTACAGGCGTCGGTTCGGCGCGAGGTGGCCGACTTTATGGTTCGTCAGTTCTTCCATCAGGCATCGGAGGCGGTCCAGGGCACGCTAGCCCAGGCAACAGCCGGCTCGGATCTGGAATTGCGATATATCGAGGATCGATCGGGGATCGCTGCGGCCTACATGCTCGCACCTGGCCGGACGGGATTTGGGCTGTACAACCTATGCGTCAGGAGCGACCGCAGAGGCCAAGGGTTAGGTGCCAGCCTAGCCCAGCAAGTAGCAGGACAGCTCGCGGCAAAGGGGATGCGAACTTACCTTCAGTGCGAGGAGTCGCTCGTGAGCTGGTACGAGCCGCTCGGGTTCAAACCTCTTGGTGAAGTTGTCGCGCTCGCCTTTGCAGGAACAAAGCAGGATGATATACTGCTGCATAGATCACGGAGTACGGACCGTTGA
- a CDS encoding type II secretion system protein — protein MLVVIAIVAILAAVLFPVFSRARDQAKATVCLSNFKQVSTSVLLYQVDYDDRYVPAKYSTDANADSSTDRTWVQLILPYGKSFALFKCPGDFSVRPTNESLFNADALPNDSYARYYRASMRSNLGYNYLYFAPLFTARSRIPYSVTRSTWEVQDPSGMLVFGDSVHSIDSSGKPVGGGSYLIVPPCRYANAENGTVDTFLLDSIPNTDLYTGSLDWGPIGNGVAAVASGGLWPWHSDRLTTVYADGHARRITLDQAAEGCEALPMWAGLISDRSKYRWDFD, from the coding sequence ATGCTCGTCGTCATAGCCATCGTGGCGATACTGGCGGCGGTGCTTTTCCCCGTCTTCAGCCGCGCCCGCGACCAGGCGAAGGCGACGGTCTGCCTCAGCAACTTCAAGCAGGTCAGCACCAGCGTGCTGCTGTACCAGGTCGATTACGACGACCGCTACGTTCCTGCGAAGTACTCGACCGACGCAAACGCCGATTCGAGCACAGACCGCACCTGGGTACAGCTGATACTTCCGTACGGCAAGAGCTTTGCCCTCTTCAAGTGTCCGGGCGACTTCTCTGTTCGACCGACGAATGAGAGCCTCTTCAACGCTGACGCCCTTCCAAACGATTCGTACGCTCGGTATTACCGCGCTTCGATGCGATCGAACCTCGGCTACAACTACCTGTATTTTGCTCCGTTGTTCACAGCTCGCTCGAGAATTCCCTATTCCGTTACTCGATCGACATGGGAGGTCCAAGACCCGTCCGGCATGCTCGTTTTCGGTGATTCAGTTCATTCGATCGATTCTTCCGGCAAGCCGGTTGGCGGCGGCAGCTACCTGATCGTTCCGCCGTGCAGGTACGCCAACGCCGAAAACGGCACCGTCGATACGTTCCTGTTGGACTCCATTCCGAATACAGACTTGTACACGGGGAGCCTGGATTGGGGTCCGATCGGCAACGGCGTCGCCGCAGTGGCCAGCGGCGGTCTTTGGCCGTGGCACAGCGACCGGTTGACGACCGTATATGCGGACGGCCACGCCAGGCGCATCACCCTGGACCAAGCGGCGGAAGGATGCGAGGCGTTGCCGATGTGGGCCGGACTCATCTCCGACCGATCGAAGTATCGCTGGGACTTCGACTAG
- the csaB gene encoding polysaccharide pyruvyl transferase CsaB — protein sequence MGKRLVVAGYFGRENLGDDAIMLAFTRSVADYNYDFSVICGSPKRLSGSYGLSGVGHLDFKAIQATIESCDALVFPGGSIFQDVTSVRSVAYYSNLVRSAKKAGKKVVLLGQGVGPLDRFLGKRFAASAFEAADAIVVRDKGSAATLKSLGVRASPQVSADMAFLLKQPESEKGKASFGFGDMKAVGVSVRPVRKMRDRAIVGLFAKLIKLLSENRYVPVMIEMDRELDRPLIHQIAKLHGGKVPDLKGIAHPADLQRRLARMQAVIGMRLHAGVLAATVGVPAFMVSYDPKIQVFSNAMGFPAPPNVREATAESLFSDFQTFIKSKEQWAESVRKSAESLAQQAERNIEVLVHTVGT from the coding sequence ATGGGCAAGCGGCTAGTCGTGGCGGGTTACTTTGGTCGAGAAAACCTTGGGGACGACGCGATCATGCTTGCCTTCACAAGGAGCGTTGCAGACTACAACTACGACTTTTCGGTCATCTGCGGCTCTCCCAAGAGGCTGTCGGGAAGCTACGGATTGTCGGGCGTAGGGCACCTTGATTTCAAAGCGATACAGGCGACGATCGAATCGTGCGACGCTCTTGTGTTCCCGGGCGGGAGCATCTTTCAAGACGTCACGAGCGTTCGTAGCGTAGCGTACTACTCAAACCTCGTTAGATCTGCGAAAAAGGCGGGCAAGAAAGTCGTCCTGCTCGGACAGGGGGTCGGGCCCTTGGACCGGTTCTTGGGTAAGCGTTTCGCGGCGTCTGCCTTCGAGGCAGCGGACGCGATCGTCGTTCGCGACAAAGGCTCGGCCGCGACGCTCAAATCGCTGGGTGTGAGAGCGAGCCCGCAAGTGTCGGCAGACATGGCGTTCTTGTTGAAGCAGCCGGAGAGTGAAAAAGGCAAAGCAAGCTTCGGGTTTGGCGACATGAAGGCGGTCGGCGTGTCGGTGCGCCCGGTCCGGAAAATGCGCGATAGAGCGATCGTCGGGCTGTTCGCCAAGCTGATCAAGTTGCTGAGCGAAAACAGGTACGTGCCCGTCATGATCGAGATGGATCGAGAACTCGATCGGCCGCTGATTCATCAAATCGCCAAGTTGCACGGCGGCAAAGTTCCGGACCTCAAAGGAATTGCTCACCCTGCGGACCTCCAGCGAAGGCTCGCTCGAATGCAGGCTGTCATAGGCATGAGGCTGCATGCCGGCGTCCTGGCGGCTACCGTCGGCGTTCCCGCCTTCATGGTCTCGTATGACCCAAAGATTCAAGTGTTCTCGAACGCCATGGGGTTCCCAGCCCCTCCTAATGTCAGGGAGGCGACTGCCGAGTCCCTGTTCAGCGACTTCCAGACTTTCATCAAGAGCAAGGAGCAGTGGGCGGAGTCAGTGCGGAAGAGCGCCGAATCGCTCGCACAGCAGGCGGAAAGAAACATTGAGGTTCTCGTACACACGGTTGGCACCTAG
- a CDS encoding prolyl oligopeptidase family serine peptidase, which produces MPTVAIRIKFVIALSLCVGGFCMTLAQTASILQAPPQIQFDGWRETERREFYRRYELSFPSPYDTPYPRNNIVKLSITMPTDSPGPVPVVILLHYWGASSATVEDVLSRNLAERGVASVLMPLPYHLTRTPPGTLSGELAVQADPEALRKTMTQSVQDVRRTIDWIATRPEFDSTKVGVNGTSLGAMVAALAFAVDSRISASCYVLGGADLAHILWNSSRVVSQRERLRKLGYTEARMREELKEVEPLNYLDPSDSRPSFVIAARYDTVIPPVDSEKLIAALGNSQELWLNTGHYGGVLVGPKISRTVARYFQTTFNGQKFVAPTVFYSPTIRFGLHTNDETGVQVIAGLDVWRLRAAGKTFASVLVTPKGVLGYIGHTVSRELSIGITITRRRTTWGVLWSVVL; this is translated from the coding sequence ATGCCAACGGTTGCAATAAGAATCAAGTTTGTCATCGCGCTTTCTCTTTGCGTAGGGGGCTTCTGCATGACTTTGGCTCAGACCGCGTCGATACTGCAAGCTCCGCCGCAGATTCAGTTCGACGGCTGGCGCGAGACGGAGCGTCGCGAGTTCTACAGGCGGTACGAACTCTCCTTTCCCAGCCCGTACGACACACCGTACCCAAGGAACAACATCGTCAAGCTCTCGATCACGATGCCGACGGATTCGCCGGGTCCCGTGCCGGTCGTGATCCTGCTGCACTACTGGGGCGCTTCGAGCGCCACCGTGGAGGATGTGCTGTCGCGCAACTTGGCGGAGCGCGGCGTAGCAAGCGTGCTGATGCCGCTGCCGTACCACCTCACCCGGACCCCGCCCGGTACGCTCTCTGGCGAGCTTGCAGTCCAGGCCGACCCGGAGGCACTGAGGAAGACGATGACTCAGAGCGTTCAGGACGTACGGAGAACGATAGACTGGATTGCGACCAGACCTGAGTTCGATTCAACCAAGGTAGGGGTCAACGGCACAAGCTTGGGAGCGATGGTCGCCGCGCTGGCCTTCGCTGTCGACAGCCGGATTTCGGCGAGCTGCTATGTTCTGGGAGGCGCTGATCTCGCCCATATTCTGTGGAACAGTTCGCGAGTCGTCTCGCAGCGCGAGCGGCTCCGAAAGCTCGGGTACACGGAGGCGAGGATGCGAGAGGAGCTGAAGGAGGTTGAGCCGCTCAACTACCTCGATCCGTCCGATTCGCGTCCGAGCTTCGTCATCGCAGCGCGCTACGATACCGTGATCCCGCCCGTCGACAGCGAAAAGCTCATCGCGGCGCTGGGCAACTCGCAGGAGCTCTGGTTGAACACGGGGCATTACGGCGGCGTGTTGGTGGGGCCGAAGATCTCGCGAACCGTCGCTCGCTACTTCCAGACGACGTTCAACGGTCAGAAATTTGTAGCCCCGACCGTCTTCTATTCGCCGACCATTCGATTCGGTCTGCACACCAATGACGAAACCGGGGTTCAGGTCATAGCAGGGTTGGACGTGTGGCGTCTCCGAGCTGCGGGCAAGACGTTCGCGTCTGTGCTGGTGACGCCCAAAGGAGTACTGGGGTACATCGGACACACGGTCAGCCGGGAGCTGTCGATCGGCATCACGATTACTCGCAGAAGGACTACATGGGGGGTGTTGTGGAGCGTCGTACTTTAG
- a CDS encoding carboxypeptidase regulatory-like domain-containing protein yields MRKALWIPVLACVICAGLGGCGGFSGPFTSSITGTVLDIDNNPVRDAKVWTDDALTFTSPTGAYVLENVRAGEVRVQAEIFKNGVRYLGVNWTLDFENEVTQSVNIIVGVASEAAHVHGVVKDREGFLLENVSVYAYNGAGSSARTFTNADGVYLLSNLLPDYVYTISATARTFRSDQEDVVLSARESRTLNFVLGNAGSPFMEPPTGVEAVSWVSPGFGLAGRGFGVDAIEYVKSQIDPRREAMATGEQNSQAHLPVGTLVEVDVFWDDPTSPDLLGFGIYRANSAFGALSFLDFLADPLAGYYVDMSVGTASTYSYAVTAIATDYPAAGSESELSDRVVVDTLAPLTLLPPSFGPLTFRWQAGSLASEYIVFLFEEFPGVGVDVFWSNELDPAFGTSYVYNGPGLVPGKTYYYLVLGVNGDWSARTITAIDSFLG; encoded by the coding sequence ATGCGAAAAGCACTTTGGATTCCTGTTCTAGCTTGCGTGATATGCGCCGGCCTCGGCGGTTGTGGCGGCTTTAGCGGACCATTCACGTCGTCGATTACTGGCACGGTTCTAGACATCGACAACAACCCGGTGCGCGACGCGAAGGTGTGGACGGACGATGCGCTAACGTTCACTTCGCCGACAGGCGCCTATGTCCTTGAGAACGTGCGTGCAGGCGAGGTGCGCGTCCAGGCGGAGATTTTTAAGAACGGAGTCAGGTACCTCGGAGTCAACTGGACGCTCGACTTTGAAAACGAGGTCACGCAGAGCGTCAACATCATCGTCGGAGTCGCTAGCGAAGCGGCACACGTACACGGCGTAGTGAAGGATCGAGAGGGGTTCCTCCTTGAGAACGTTTCGGTGTACGCCTACAACGGCGCCGGTAGCAGCGCGAGAACGTTTACGAATGCCGATGGCGTTTACTTACTGTCGAACCTTCTGCCGGATTACGTCTACACGATCAGCGCAACGGCTCGAACGTTCCGCTCCGACCAAGAGGACGTCGTGCTGTCAGCGCGCGAGTCGCGCACGCTGAACTTCGTACTGGGCAACGCCGGTTCACCGTTCATGGAGCCTCCGACCGGGGTCGAAGCGGTTTCCTGGGTCTCTCCCGGCTTCGGACTGGCTGGCCGCGGTTTTGGCGTCGACGCGATCGAGTACGTCAAGTCACAGATAGATCCTCGTCGAGAAGCGATGGCAACCGGCGAGCAGAACAGTCAAGCACACCTTCCTGTTGGGACGCTTGTCGAAGTCGATGTGTTCTGGGATGATCCAACGAGCCCTGACCTTCTTGGCTTCGGCATTTACAGAGCGAACTCGGCGTTCGGAGCGCTTTCGTTCCTCGACTTTCTGGCCGACCCGCTAGCCGGGTACTACGTCGACATGAGCGTCGGCACAGCCTCGACGTACTCTTATGCGGTCACAGCCATCGCAACGGACTATCCGGCCGCGGGATCGGAGAGCGAACTGAGTGACAGGGTCGTGGTAGACACGCTTGCTCCATTAACGCTGCTCCCCCCATCGTTCGGACCCCTAACGTTCCGGTGGCAAGCGGGCTCGCTGGCCTCAGAGTACATCGTTTTCCTGTTCGAAGAGTTCCCCGGCGTAGGGGTCGACGTCTTCTGGAGCAACGAACTCGACCCCGCATTTGGCACCTCTTACGTCTACAACGGCCCTGGCCTGGTGCCCGGCAAGACATACTATTACCTCGTCCTGGGAGTGAACGGTGACTGGTCAGCTCGAACGATCACGGCCATTGACTCCTTCCTAGGATAG